The Dryobates pubescens isolate bDryPub1 chromosome 38, bDryPub1.pri, whole genome shotgun sequence genome contains the following window.
CTTTTCATTGATATATCTGCTgctcatttctgagggcatattcacaacagtaggagagctctgcagagtgacaggtgggcagagtccaagggcatgagatttaacacatccaagtgctgggttctacgcattggccacaacaaccccatgcactactacaggctggggtcagagtggctggagagcagccaagcagaaagggacctgggggtactggttgacagtaggctgaacatgagccagcagtgtgcccaggcagccaagaaggcaaacggcatcctggcctgtatcaggaacagtgtgaccagcaggagcagggaggtcattctacccctgtactcagcactggttgggccacaccttgcgtactgtgtgcagttctgggcccctcagtttaggaaggaggttgacttgctggaacgtgtccagagaagggcaatgaagttggtgatgggtttggaacacaagccctatgaggagaggctgagggagctggggttgcttagcctggagaggaggagactcaggggtgaccttattgctctctacaactacctgaagggaggttgtagagaggcagaggttggtctcttctcccaggcaaccagcaccagaacacgaggacacagtctcaggctgcgccaggggaggtttaggctggaggttaggaagaagttctatgcagagagagtgattgcccattggaatgggctgcctggggaggtggtggagtcaccatcactggaggtgttcaggaggagaattgatagggtgctcggtgccatggtttagttgattaggtgggttggattagttgataggttggacgtgatgttcttgaaggtctcttccaacctggtctattctattctgttctgttctgttctgttctattcctctcccccttcctgcaTTCCAGCTGACAATGGGGAGTTCCTTATCAGCTCTGTTAAACTTGATAAGAAATGTAAAAGAATCTCACATCTTTGTCTCCAAAGGGAGCTTTATGTGCTTCTCTTGCTTCCATTCTTAATGGCTTCATATTTCCAGGGCTAACGTCACAATTTTTCATTGCTAACAATTTCCCTTACTTTTATTTTAGATTTGAAGTTTTATGGAGTCCAAGTGCAAGGTTTCTGTTTAGGTTCTTGGGTGATCTGTCTCTTTATCAATAAATAAGTTGAAGAGGAGTGGTGATACACTACTCTCTGTAGTGTAGTTGTAGTTGTTACAGTGAGTGCTAAGCTTTGGCCATTGCCAAGCCATAGCAATGGGAGATCACACATGATGTGCATGCTATTGGATTGCAGCATGTGTTCTTTTGGTTTCTGTGAGGTTACTGACATATTAAACTTCAGCAAAAGGGTTAAATAAAACTTGAGCTATGAGTTTGAAATTCTGTGAGACACATCTGACCTGTATCACCACAATATGCCAGAAACTGCTGTTAGTATGTGAGATCTGCAGGCAAAAATGTCTACAGTGCCATTTCATCTTTTTCGTACAATCACACACGTGGATTtggggaaaaccaaacaaaaccccaaaaccaaacaaacctaaACCAAGTTCAGTTATATGTAAATGCAACCTGAAGTCTGAAAATACCCAAGCTGCTACAAAGACAGAGGGCATGTACATGGAAACCGATGGCCCTGTTGTGGTTAGAAATTCAGTTTACCACAACGGAAGCAAAAATAAATGAGGTTGTCTTTGAAACCTTACAGGTCAGCCAATCAGTCTTCTGTATATGTGCTCCAATTAaaggagaaaatggaaaagctttttcatatTTACTGTTTTGAAACAAACTTGTGAGCAGAATCAATGTTTTTCATATGTTCTATTAGCAAATGACATGCCATGAAGATTTTTTCTGTTTGACTCGTGCATAGGTTTGTGTGAGTTTGActtggtttgggggtggggagtgtggtTTTGGTTAAGTGTTacacttcttcctttctctctgtgtcacatgaaaataaaattctCAGGAAAACCAGAAGTAATGTTGACTTCTGTGAGTCTCACAATATGCTGGGAGATACAGAAAACCTAGCATTCAAAAGCAGACGAGTAGGCAAACAAGGTGGACATTTGTTGTGTCTTGCAGCAGCATTTGGTTTACTTAATTTGTTTcttatattaaaaatattttcttgctgAAGTATTTCCATTTGGACTTAAAATAGCATGAATTTATTTTGAGAGACATTAACTATCACAAGTTCCTCACTTTCATGTCACTGTTGGAGATACAAACCTTAGGTCCTACTAACTTTTAATTTAGCAAGGGAAAGTGTAGTTTAGTTTTAGAGCTGTTTTACAAAAGTCTATGAGAAAAACAAGCAAGTACCTCCTCTCATAAGTATTAAACTTCAAACCTGTGCAACCTGTAGTCTATCTTCTTAAAAATGTCATGGGGAGTTGGGTACTGAATTCAGGTTAATGCCAATAGGAGTTATACAAATAATTCCTCTGGTGCACTGATACATTTATTTAGTATTGCATTTCACTTTgacttaattttatttctgggttgtttttttttttatgagaaCAAAATTTGGATTGCAGTTTGTGGTATAaggaactttttttctttcctctctgtagGTGTGCCTCTAAGAAGAGGAAGCCCACATGTTAGTCAGTTTTTACTAATCCCGCTGAAGGAAATGAAGCCACGTTTCAGCTTTACCAATCCTTTTCTCAGCACTCTTGGCTGAAAGAGAAATGGTCATGTGATTATGCTGACACCCCAGCATGCATTTTGTAGACCTGTGGTTAACTCGTTCCCTATCCATGTGTCTGCTTTTACAAAGTTTTGTCCTCATGAtactgtgctttcattctgccAGTATGTGCCCAAAAGGCTGCCTCTGTTCCCGTTCTGGAGGTCTGAATGTCAGCTGTAGCAATGCAAATCTCAAGGAAATACCCAGAGATCTCCCTCCAGAAACAGTCCTGCTTTATTTGGACTCCAATCAGATAACATCCATTCCAAATGAAATTTTCAAGGACCTGCACCAACTGAAAGTCCTCAATTTATCAAAAAATGGAATTGAGTTTATAGATGAGCATGCCTTTAAAGGGGTGGCAGAAACCTTGCAGACTCTGGATTTGTCTGACAACAGGATTCAAAGCGTGCACAAAAATGCTTTTAACAACTTGAAGGCCAGGGCGAGAATTGCGAACAATCCCTGGCACTGCGACTGCACGCTGCAGCAGGTGTTGAGAAGCATGGCCTCTAACCATGAGACAGCCAACAATGTTATCTGCAAGACTTCTGTGCTGGACGAACACGCGGGGAGGCCCTTCCTCAATGCTGCCAACGATGCTGACCTCTGCAACCTTCCTAAAAAGACTACTGATTATGCCATGCTGGTCACCATGTTTGGCTGGTTCACCATGGTGATCTCGTACGTGGTTTATTATGTTCGACAAAATCAGGAGGATGCAAGGAGGCACCTTGAGTACTTGAAATCCCTGCCAAGCAGGCAAAAGAAACCCGATGAAGCTGATGACGTTAGCACTGTGGTATAGTATTCTGAATGTAATGACTGCCTTTGTGATGGAAACTGGATTTGGATGATGCTAAAACCAGAGGTTTACTTCTAATGTTCATTGTAAACCTGAAAACTTcggaggctttttttttcccttttaactGAATTACACCACTGTTGATCTTTCTAAGAGAAAGTTTTGTCTGGGTGGTATACTTTAATTATTTCTCTGGTAGAATCCTAAAGCAAGTGAATTAATGTATAAAAATTCGTTTAAACCCATTTCACTATTTAATaatgaaatttatttttttaatttagaaaataattaaaaagtaaaACCTTAATTTTTAACCATGTAAACCATGTTTAACCATGTAGTTTACAAGTTTAACCATGTAATTTATAGATTGGAAACCTGTGCAGTGACAGAGCTCACCTGCTTTGGTCAGTGTTCATGAAGTAGAAGAGAGGAGTGATAACAAAATGGGCTTTGAGCAGtccaggagcagaggatcccAAAGGGCCACTTCTCTCCCTGGGGTGCAAGGTAAAGAGCTGGTGAACAGTTAGCCCATTTTTGGCACCCCTCTGCTGTAATGGCAGAGGGGTGCAGTGTGTGGAGAGCAGAATATCCTGACTCAGGTTGTAAGGGACCAGTGCTTGGGTAAACTCCCAGAGGCTGTTTTAGCAGCACTGAGGAGGAGCCAACACAACTAAGCTGCATTGCAGGACATTGAAGAGAGATAAGTGAGGGAATGCAGTAGGTTTTCTTACATCCACTTACTGCCTCCTATGAGCTTCAGGCTGGtgtctccagctgcagggaggataGCACAAGGCAGGAGTAATGTTCAAACTAGAGTACCACTAAGGATAAAAGAAAAAGTTACACAGAATTAGTCCTTTAAATCTGTATATTGGTTTGTAACTAAAAGCAGCTTTATTTTTTAGGGGGCAGCCTTTTTTAAAAAGGTGAAATAAATGAGTATTCAGGCTGGGTATATTCCATTGTGTTACAGAGTATTTTTGTATCATTTTATGGATAAATGCTTGGAGGACTATAAAGCACATGCTAGGATATGAAATGggtattttcatagaatcagaatgttttgggttggaagggaaccttgGAAGGTTACCTTGTCCAACCCA
Protein-coding sequences here:
- the LRRC3B gene encoding leucine-rich repeat-containing protein 3B; translation: MHFVDLWLTRSLSMCLLLQSFVLMILCFHSASMCPKGCLCSRSGGLNVSCSNANLKEIPRDLPPETVLLYLDSNQITSIPNEIFKDLHQLKVLNLSKNGIEFIDEHAFKGVAETLQTLDLSDNRIQSVHKNAFNNLKARARIANNPWHCDCTLQQVLRSMASNHETANNVICKTSVLDEHAGRPFLNAANDADLCNLPKKTTDYAMLVTMFGWFTMVISYVVYYVRQNQEDARRHLEYLKSLPSRQKKPDEADDVSTVVIFWIPASMLLLEKASGLAKRRD